A single Tenacibaculum sp. 190524A02b DNA region contains:
- a CDS encoding T9SS type A sorting domain-containing protein has product MNKKILFTLYSIGLLFFSTNLIAQMSPASFSTLTSNSATFTWDEVSGATLYELVAGSYLSDRRFASGQTDQLSHTFNNLPTNGVTLYVRLWYKKDGSWSNGGDFFYTCANLGGEEKAKITSPTVGSEITTSTPTFTWGGGTASEYDLKVGGTYNSSSYYVSGVITTTSHSITSSTIPTDGSSTIYVTLWSKTPTHGWIYDMYKYNDASLSIEEVNTFEKKPYAFPSPVSSNKGMTFRFGENSKRVDIYNVLGQKVKSILDGTKENNYTYFNIDEVSLVKGTYYAKSGKETVSFLVN; this is encoded by the coding sequence ATGAATAAAAAAATACTGTTTACATTGTATAGCATTGGTTTATTATTTTTTTCAACCAATTTAATAGCACAAATGTCACCGGCTTCTTTTTCAACTTTAACTAGTAATTCAGCGACTTTTACATGGGATGAGGTGTCTGGTGCTACATTATATGAACTTGTAGCAGGAAGTTATTTAAGTGATAGAAGATTTGCTTCAGGTCAAACTGATCAACTTTCGCACACTTTTAATAACCTACCAACTAATGGTGTTACATTATATGTTAGGCTTTGGTATAAAAAGGATGGTTCTTGGTCAAATGGAGGAGATTTTTTTTATACCTGTGCAAATCTTGGAGGTGAGGAAAAAGCTAAAATAACTAGTCCAACGGTTGGTTCAGAAATTACAACTTCTACCCCAACTTTTACTTGGGGAGGAGGAACAGCCTCTGAATATGATTTGAAAGTTGGAGGAACATATAATAGTAGTTCTTATTATGTGTCTGGTGTAATAACAACAACTTCTCATAGTATCACGTCTTCAACAATACCTACGGATGGAAGTTCAACTATTTATGTAACTTTGTGGTCCAAAACACCTACTCATGGTTGGATTTATGACATGTATAAATATAATGATGCTTCATTATCAATAGAAGAAGTCAATACTTTTGAAAAGAAACCATATGCGTTTCCGTCTCCAGTAAGTAGTAATAAAGGAATGACTTTTAGGTTTGGAGAAAACTCAAAAAGAGTTGATATTTATAATGTTCTTGGGCAAAAAGTAAAATCTATTTTAGATGGAACAAAAGAAAATAATTACACTTACTTTAATATAGATGAAGTGTCTTTAGTTAAAGGAACTTATTATGCAAAAAGCGGAAAAGAAACTGTTTCATTTTTAGTGAATTAA
- a CDS encoding tRNA1(Val) (adenine(37)-N6)-methyltransferase codes for MKPFQFKEFVVHQDKCAMKIGTDAVLLGAWCSLENYPDTILDIGSGTGIISLMLAQRSNASTIDSVEIDEEAYEQSVQNFELSNWGDRLFCYHATFEEFVEEIKEEEETYNLIISNPPFYTDTYESDNEARNKARFTSSLTFHELINGVSSILSSEGTFNVIIPYKEEIQFIDIAKEKGLYVNRICHVKGNITSEIKRSMLTFSFSKKEIIKEELIIEKERHQYTDAYINLTKDFYLKM; via the coding sequence ATGAAACCTTTTCAATTTAAAGAGTTTGTAGTACATCAAGACAAATGTGCTATGAAAATTGGTACTGATGCTGTTTTATTAGGAGCTTGGTGTTCTTTAGAAAACTATCCTGATACTATTTTAGATATTGGTTCTGGAACTGGTATTATTTCATTAATGTTAGCACAAAGAAGTAATGCTTCTACCATAGATAGTGTAGAAATTGATGAAGAGGCATATGAGCAGTCTGTTCAAAATTTTGAATTATCTAATTGGGGAGATCGTCTTTTTTGTTATCATGCTACTTTTGAAGAATTTGTAGAAGAAATAAAAGAAGAAGAAGAAACTTATAACCTAATAATTTCCAACCCTCCTTTTTATACAGACACATATGAATCTGATAATGAAGCTAGAAATAAAGCTCGTTTTACATCTTCATTAACCTTTCACGAATTAATTAATGGAGTTTCTTCTATTTTAAGCTCAGAAGGAACTTTCAATGTCATTATTCCTTATAAAGAAGAGATTCAGTTTATTGATATAGCTAAAGAAAAAGGACTTTATGTTAATAGAATATGTCATGTAAAAGGAAATATTACTTCTGAAATAAAACGCAGTATGTTAACCTTTTCTTTTTCAAAAAAAGAAATTATAAAGGAAGAATTAATTATTGAAAAAGAAAGGCACCAGTACACTGATGCCTATATAAATCTTACGAAAGATTTTTATTTAAAAATGTAA
- a CDS encoding DUF423 domain-containing protein: MYKNLTITGFLGMLTIILGAFGAHALKEKLSPEAMNSFETAVKYQMYHVIFLLIINLSKELPTSLKNKVSLVIFLGILLFSGSIYAIHLVNIPAKNIWFITPIGGIFLILGWLLTSIYFVKKVVNSNG, encoded by the coding sequence ATGTATAAAAATTTAACAATAACTGGGTTTCTAGGAATGCTCACTATTATTTTAGGAGCCTTTGGAGCGCATGCTTTAAAAGAAAAGTTATCTCCTGAAGCGATGAATAGTTTTGAAACTGCTGTAAAATATCAAATGTATCATGTTATTTTTCTTCTAATTATTAACTTAAGTAAAGAACTACCTACCTCACTAAAAAATAAAGTTAGCCTTGTTATTTTTTTAGGTATTCTTCTATTTTCAGGATCTATTTATGCTATACACCTTGTTAATATTCCAGCTAAAAACATATGGTTTATAACTCCTATCGGCGGAATTTTTCTTATATTAGGGTGGCTTTTAACTTCAATTTACTTTGTTAAAAAAGTTGTTAACAGCAATGGTTAA
- the mnmD gene encoding tRNA (5-methylaminomethyl-2-thiouridine)(34)-methyltransferase MnmD, translating into MKREIIITSDGSTTIHLPEWNEQYHSKHGAIQEAYHVFIKHGLNYMNKDSISILEIGFGTGLNCFITFLETKKKINYTGIEAYPVPPEEINKLNYINNLKVENQAAIFSKIHEVAWERKTKITDDFSLVKQQKFFKDIDNNNEFDLIYFDAFGARVQPELWTEKIFGKMYNALKNEGVLVTYSAKGSVRRAMQSVGFTVERLPGPPGKREMLRAIKK; encoded by the coding sequence ATTAAGAGAGAAATTATTATAACGTCTGATGGCTCAACTACCATTCATTTACCTGAATGGAATGAACAATACCATTCTAAACATGGGGCAATTCAAGAAGCTTACCATGTTTTTATCAAACATGGTTTAAACTATATGAACAAAGATTCTATTTCTATACTAGAAATAGGTTTTGGTACTGGCTTAAACTGTTTTATTACTTTCTTAGAAACGAAGAAGAAAATTAATTACACAGGCATAGAAGCCTACCCAGTTCCTCCTGAAGAAATTAACAAACTGAATTATATTAACAATTTAAAAGTAGAAAATCAAGCTGCTATTTTTTCTAAAATCCATGAAGTTGCTTGGGAAAGAAAAACTAAAATAACTGATGATTTTTCATTAGTTAAACAACAAAAGTTTTTTAAGGATATTGATAATAACAATGAATTTGACTTAATTTACTTTGATGCTTTTGGAGCTAGAGTTCAACCTGAGTTATGGACTGAAAAGATTTTTGGTAAAATGTATAATGCATTAAAAAATGAAGGTGTACTAGTCACTTATTCAGCTAAAGGAAGTGTCAGGCGAGCAATGCAATCTGTTGGCTTTACTGTTGAACGGTTACCTGGCCCTCCTGGAAAAAGAGAAATGTTAAGAGCTATAAAAAAATAA
- a CDS encoding saccharopine dehydrogenase family protein — MRNILIIGAGRSSSSLIKYLLDKSSTENLHITIGDVSIENAKSKVNEHKNASAIKLDVFKPEERVEAIKAADIVISMLPARFHMEVAKDCLTYNKHMVTASYISEDMKALDKEAKAKNLIFMNEIGLDPGIDHMSAMQVIDRIKEENGEMLLFESFCGGLVAPESDTNLWNYKFTWNPRNVVLAGQGGASMFIQEGTYKYIPYHKLFRRTEFLTINGSGKFEAYANRDSLKYRSIYGLENIKTMYRGTVRKVGFSRAWNVFVQLGMTDDTYTIEDSENMSYRDFTNLFLAYSPSDSVELKFRSYLKIDQDDLMWDKFLELDLFNANKKVGLKNATPAQILQKILMDSWTLEEEDKDMIVMHHIFGYEKNGEKHQVESSMVIKGDDQTYTAMAKTVGLPVAMATLRILNKEITTPGVQLPINKEVYEPILKELEEYGITFIEKEVPYLGYNPDSVKG, encoded by the coding sequence ATGAGAAATATATTAATTATAGGTGCTGGTAGATCAAGTTCTTCACTTATAAAATACTTACTTGATAAATCTTCAACAGAAAATCTACATATAACAATTGGAGATGTATCTATAGAAAACGCTAAATCTAAAGTTAATGAACATAAGAATGCTTCTGCAATTAAATTAGATGTTTTCAAACCTGAAGAAAGAGTAGAGGCTATAAAAGCAGCTGACATTGTTATTTCGATGTTACCAGCAAGATTTCATATGGAAGTAGCAAAAGATTGCCTAACTTATAATAAACATATGGTCACGGCTTCTTATATTTCAGAAGATATGAAAGCCTTAGATAAGGAAGCAAAAGCTAAAAACCTAATCTTTATGAATGAGATTGGCTTAGATCCGGGAATAGATCATATGAGTGCTATGCAAGTAATTGATAGAATTAAAGAAGAAAATGGTGAAATGTTACTTTTTGAATCATTTTGTGGTGGATTAGTAGCTCCAGAAAGTGATACAAATCTTTGGAATTATAAATTTACTTGGAACCCTAGAAATGTAGTTTTAGCTGGACAAGGTGGTGCTTCCATGTTTATTCAGGAAGGAACCTATAAATATATACCTTATCACAAGTTATTTAGAAGAACTGAATTTTTGACTATTAATGGAAGTGGAAAGTTTGAGGCTTATGCTAATAGAGATTCTTTAAAGTATAGGAGTATTTATGGTTTAGAGAACATAAAAACAATGTATAGAGGAACAGTTCGTAAAGTTGGTTTTTCTAGAGCATGGAATGTTTTTGTACAGTTGGGTATGACAGATGATACCTATACTATCGAAGATTCTGAAAATATGAGTTATAGAGACTTTACGAATTTGTTTTTAGCATATTCACCAAGTGACTCTGTAGAGTTGAAATTTAGATCATATTTAAAGATTGATCAAGATGATCTAATGTGGGATAAATTTTTAGAGTTAGACCTTTTTAATGCGAATAAAAAAGTAGGTTTAAAAAATGCTACGCCTGCTCAAATATTGCAGAAAATATTAATGGATTCTTGGACTTTAGAAGAAGAAGATAAAGATATGATTGTGATGCACCATATTTTTGGATATGAAAAGAATGGAGAAAAGCATCAGGTTGAAAGTAGTATGGTAATTAAGGGAGATGACCAAACTTATACAGCAATGGCTAAAACTGTAGGTTTACCTGTAGCAATGGCTACTTTAAGAATTTTAAATAAAGAAATAACAACTCCAGGTGTTCAATTACCAATTAACAAAGAGGTTTATGAACCAATATTAAAAGAATTAGAAGAATATGGAATCACCTTTATAGAAAAAGAAGTTCCGTATTTAGGATATAACCCAGATAGTGTAAAAGGTTAG
- the pckA gene encoding phosphoenolpyruvate carboxykinase (ATP) has protein sequence MTNLDAKTISIDYLGIKDSTVRYQLTSDELHDITIEKGQGEETSFGAIAVKTGEFTGRSPMDRFIVKDDITKDEIWWGDINIPFDSEKFDKLYDKVIAYLSNKELFVRDSYACADENYKLNIRVVNEYPWSNMFAYNMFLRPTTEELKGFSPEWTVVNAPGFMANPEEDGTRQHNFAILNFSKKIALIGGTGYTGEIKKGIFSALNFILPVFKNTLPMHCSANVGSEGDTAIFFGLSGTGKTTLSTDPNRSLIGDDEHGWTSENTVFNFEGGCYAKVIDLSQEKEPEIYGAIKRGAILENIVMDEKGNVDFANTSITQNTRVSYPIHHIENIRVPSIGSNPKNIFFLTADAFGVLPPISKLTPGQAAYHFISGYTAKVAGTEAGVTEPLPSFSACFGAPFMPLHPTRYAEMLSEKMKETGVNVWLVNTGWFAGPYGVGNRMKLKYTRAMINAALTGGLPSEITYEDYHIHSVFGLAQPRKCPGIPSELLSQRQAWNNDEGYYETAHKLADSFRNNFKKFEEFANDEILAGGPPIIKK, from the coding sequence ATGACAAATCTTGATGCGAAAACGATTTCGATAGATTATTTAGGTATTAAAGATTCTACGGTTCGTTATCAATTGACTTCAGACGAGTTACATGATATTACTATTGAAAAAGGACAAGGTGAGGAAACTAGTTTTGGAGCTATCGCTGTTAAAACTGGTGAATTTACTGGACGCTCACCAATGGATCGATTTATTGTTAAAGATGACATCACCAAAGATGAAATCTGGTGGGGAGATATAAATATCCCTTTCGATTCTGAGAAATTTGATAAATTATACGATAAGGTTATTGCTTATCTTTCCAATAAAGAGCTTTTTGTAAGAGATAGTTACGCTTGTGCTGACGAAAATTACAAATTAAATATTCGTGTTGTTAACGAGTACCCTTGGAGTAACATGTTTGCTTATAATATGTTTTTACGTCCAACTACTGAAGAATTAAAAGGTTTTTCTCCTGAATGGACAGTGGTTAATGCTCCTGGGTTTATGGCAAACCCTGAGGAAGATGGAACACGTCAACATAACTTTGCTATTTTAAATTTTAGTAAAAAGATTGCGCTTATTGGTGGTACTGGTTATACAGGTGAAATTAAAAAAGGAATTTTTTCTGCTTTAAATTTTATTCTTCCTGTATTTAAAAACACATTACCAATGCACTGTTCGGCTAACGTAGGAAGTGAAGGAGATACAGCTATTTTCTTTGGTTTATCTGGAACAGGTAAAACTACCTTGTCTACAGATCCTAATCGTAGCTTAATTGGAGATGACGAGCATGGCTGGACTTCGGAGAATACTGTTTTTAACTTTGAGGGTGGTTGCTACGCTAAAGTTATAGATTTATCTCAAGAAAAAGAACCAGAAATTTACGGTGCTATAAAACGAGGAGCTATACTAGAAAATATTGTAATGGACGAAAAAGGTAATGTAGATTTTGCCAATACTTCTATTACACAGAACACTCGTGTTAGTTACCCAATTCACCATATTGAAAATATTAGAGTACCTTCTATTGGTAGTAATCCTAAAAATATATTCTTTTTAACTGCGGATGCTTTTGGGGTATTGCCTCCTATTTCAAAATTAACACCTGGTCAAGCTGCTTATCACTTTATTTCTGGATATACAGCTAAAGTTGCAGGAACTGAAGCTGGAGTTACTGAACCATTACCTAGTTTCTCAGCTTGTTTTGGCGCTCCTTTTATGCCTTTACACCCTACTCGTTATGCTGAAATGTTAAGTGAAAAGATGAAAGAAACAGGCGTAAACGTATGGTTAGTTAACACAGGATGGTTTGCTGGGCCTTATGGAGTTGGAAACAGAATGAAATTAAAGTATACTCGTGCTATGATTAATGCAGCTCTTACTGGAGGTTTGCCTTCTGAAATTACTTATGAAGATTATCATATACATTCTGTATTTGGTTTAGCACAACCTAGGAAATGCCCTGGAATACCTTCTGAGTTATTAAGTCAGAGACAAGCATGGAATAATGATGAAGGATATTATGAAACTGCTCATAAATTAGCTGATTCATTTAGAAATAACTTTAAAAAGTTTGAGGAGTTTGCTAATGACGAAATATTAGCTGGAGGCCCTCCAATTATAAAGAAATAA
- a CDS encoding RNA polymerase sigma-70 factor has protein sequence MKNSLNITLNLLKENDAYAFEQLYSNYYERLCIYLLNFTSDKAIIEDIVQDTFVTLWTRRHFITINTSLKSYLYKTAYHKYIDTFRHKKRIDQALLNYYNDAIIEVLEIDESRQKEQIKQLDRCINKLPLKCKTVFINNKIAGKKYKEVANELGIATKTVERHISRAFAFLKDCIKITS, from the coding sequence ATGAAAAACTCTCTTAACATTACCTTAAACTTACTAAAAGAAAATGATGCATATGCTTTTGAACAACTCTATTCTAATTATTATGAAAGGCTATGTATTTACTTATTAAATTTCACTTCTGACAAAGCTATTATTGAAGATATTGTTCAAGACACCTTTGTTACATTATGGACAAGGCGTCACTTTATCACCATAAATACCTCTTTAAAAAGCTACTTATATAAAACAGCTTATCATAAATACATTGATACATTTAGGCATAAAAAAAGGATAGATCAAGCATTATTAAACTATTACAATGACGCCATTATTGAGGTTCTAGAAATAGATGAATCACGGCAAAAAGAACAAATAAAACAACTAGATAGATGTATTAATAAACTTCCTTTAAAATGTAAAACGGTTTTTATTAATAATAAAATAGCGGGAAAAAAATATAAAGAAGTAGCAAACGAACTAGGAATTGCAACCAAAACAGTAGAACGTCATATTTCTAGAGCCTTTGCTTTTTTAAAGGATTGTATAAAAATCACTTCATAA
- a CDS encoding DUF4920 domain-containing protein: protein MKKLLTFFFISITILSSCKSEKKDKKSSKEPIKNEYASFGNKISSNNTLTTMLAYDKMKTLAVGDTINLKFTSTIKEVCTKKGCWMKLPLNDQTETMVRFKDYSFFMPLDSKGKEVIVSGKAFIKETSVDELKHYAEDAGKSKEEIEKITNPKKEFAFLADGVLMKK, encoded by the coding sequence ATGAAAAAACTACTAACTTTTTTCTTTATTTCTATTACTATTTTATCTTCTTGTAAATCAGAAAAAAAAGATAAGAAATCCTCTAAAGAGCCTATCAAGAATGAATATGCTTCTTTTGGCAATAAAATTTCAAGTAATAATACCTTAACTACAATGCTTGCCTATGATAAAATGAAAACGTTAGCGGTTGGCGATACTATTAACTTAAAGTTTACTTCTACAATTAAAGAAGTATGTACCAAAAAAGGTTGTTGGATGAAACTTCCTTTAAATGATCAAACTGAAACAATGGTTCGTTTTAAAGACTATAGTTTTTTTATGCCTTTAGATAGTAAAGGAAAAGAAGTTATTGTTTCTGGCAAAGCTTTTATTAAAGAAACTTCGGTTGATGAACTAAAGCATTATGCTGAAGATGCTGGTAAAAGTAAAGAAGAAATTGAAAAAATTACTAACCCCAAAAAGGAGTTTGCATTTTTAGCGGATGGTGTATTAATGAAAAAGTAA
- a CDS encoding branched-chain amino acid aminotransferase — protein sequence MEINIQPIKESKISQVDFSDLKFGSVFSDHMFVCDYVDGKWQNPTIQPYGPITLDPAAKIFHYGQSIFEGMKAYKDVEGNTFLFRPLDNCKRLNLSAKRLVIPEIPEEVFMNGLKKLLEIDNAWIPTNEGSSLYIRPFMFASGNGFHASPADAYKLIICTAPSGAYFSGKVKVLIEEKYARAANGGVGFAKAGGNYAAQFYPTQLATDQGYNQVIWTDDNTHEYIEEAGAMNIFVRINDTLITSPTSDRILDGITRKSILQIAEDNNIPVEVRKLTVKEVVEAAKNGSLKEMFGAGTAAVISPISGFGYKETDYDLPELENSYANSLKKKITDIQTNKVDDPYGWRVKL from the coding sequence ATGGAAATTAACATACAACCAATTAAAGAATCTAAAATAAGTCAAGTAGATTTTAGCGACTTAAAGTTTGGAAGTGTCTTTTCAGATCATATGTTTGTATGTGATTACGTAGATGGAAAGTGGCAAAACCCAACAATACAACCATACGGGCCTATTACTTTGGATCCTGCAGCTAAAATTTTCCACTATGGGCAATCTATTTTTGAAGGGATGAAGGCTTATAAAGATGTTGAAGGAAACACATTTTTATTTCGTCCTTTAGATAACTGTAAACGATTAAACTTATCGGCTAAACGATTAGTCATTCCTGAAATTCCTGAAGAGGTTTTTATGAATGGTTTGAAAAAGTTATTAGAAATAGATAATGCTTGGATTCCAACTAATGAAGGAAGTTCTTTATATATTCGTCCTTTTATGTTTGCATCAGGAAACGGATTTCACGCTTCACCTGCAGATGCATATAAGTTAATTATTTGTACGGCACCATCTGGGGCGTATTTTTCGGGGAAAGTTAAAGTGCTTATAGAAGAAAAATATGCACGTGCTGCAAATGGAGGAGTTGGTTTTGCAAAAGCTGGAGGAAATTATGCAGCACAGTTTTATCCAACACAATTAGCAACAGACCAAGGATATAATCAGGTTATTTGGACTGATGATAATACACATGAGTATATTGAAGAAGCTGGAGCAATGAATATTTTTGTAAGAATTAATGATACTTTAATTACAAGCCCTACAAGTGATAGAATTCTTGATGGTATTACTCGTAAAAGTATTTTACAAATAGCAGAAGATAATAATATACCAGTCGAGGTTCGTAAGTTAACAGTAAAAGAAGTTGTTGAGGCTGCTAAAAATGGTTCTTTAAAAGAAATGTTTGGAGCAGGGACAGCTGCAGTTATTTCTCCAATATCTGGTTTTGGTTATAAAGAAACTGATTATGATTTGCCAGAACTTGAAAATTCATATGCTAACTCTTTAAAAAAGAAAATTACAGATATACAAACAAACAAAGTAGATGATCCATATGGATGGAGAGTAAAACTTTAA
- a CDS encoding FecR family protein, producing MNTIKIDSLIVKLLENTINKEESTELKKWIEKDAANLAYFKDFVAVNHLINSKEIFDVKESFFEIEKELSKNKAKKYVVNYLKYALVILIVSSLGNYFYSEYVTKKDFIAIEKGKKIIGKTKAVLTLGNGKQIVLEKGKSYAKDNMTSNGEELKYEALVTNNDKIEYNYLTIPRGGLYHLTLSDGTKVWLNSDSKLKYPKAFKSLVPRKVELLYGEAYFEVTSTTEKTQFLVKSPRHIVKVLGTKFNIKAYSDEEEEQTTLVEGKVNIITANKSLQLKPNEQITITSTSVQVNAVKSEDYIVWKEGVFNFKKMPLSKIMKVLGRWYNVDIQFKREELRNIRFIGSLSKDQNIEEILETIKELGFIKNYTKSENQITIE from the coding sequence ATGAATACTATTAAAATTGATAGTTTAATTGTAAAACTCCTTGAAAATACAATAAATAAAGAAGAATCTACTGAGTTAAAAAAGTGGATAGAAAAAGATGCTGCCAATTTAGCTTACTTCAAAGATTTTGTGGCTGTAAATCATCTGATTAACAGTAAAGAAATATTTGATGTAAAAGAAAGTTTTTTTGAAATTGAGAAAGAGCTAAGTAAAAATAAAGCAAAAAAATATGTAGTTAATTATTTAAAATATGCTTTAGTCATTTTAATAGTATCTTCATTAGGTAATTATTTCTACAGTGAGTATGTTACGAAAAAAGATTTTATAGCTATTGAAAAAGGTAAAAAGATTATAGGTAAAACTAAGGCAGTACTAACTTTAGGTAATGGTAAGCAGATAGTTTTAGAAAAAGGTAAAAGTTATGCTAAAGATAATATGACTAGTAATGGAGAAGAGTTAAAGTATGAAGCTCTTGTTACTAATAATGATAAAATTGAATATAATTATTTAACAATCCCAAGAGGAGGTTTGTATCATTTAACCTTATCAGATGGCACAAAAGTATGGTTGAACTCAGATTCTAAATTAAAATATCCAAAAGCTTTTAAAAGTTTAGTACCAAGAAAGGTAGAGTTATTATATGGAGAGGCCTACTTTGAGGTAACATCAACTACAGAAAAAACACAATTTTTAGTAAAAAGTCCAAGGCACATTGTAAAAGTCTTAGGAACAAAATTTAATATAAAAGCGTATTCAGATGAAGAAGAAGAACAAACTACCTTGGTTGAAGGAAAAGTAAATATAATAACTGCAAATAAAAGTTTACAACTTAAACCTAATGAACAAATTACAATTACAAGTACTTCAGTTCAAGTAAATGCTGTAAAATCAGAAGATTATATAGTATGGAAAGAAGGTGTTTTTAATTTTAAAAAAATGCCGTTAAGTAAAATTATGAAGGTTCTTGGAAGATGGTATAATGTAGATATACAGTTTAAGAGGGAAGAACTCAGAAATATCCGATTCATAGGGTCATTAAGTAAAGATCAAAATATAGAAGAAATTTTAGAAACGATAAAAGAATTAGGTTTTATAAAAAACTATACAAAAAGTGAAAATCAAATAACTATAGAATAA